A single genomic interval of Dromiciops gliroides isolate mDroGli1 chromosome 1, mDroGli1.pri, whole genome shotgun sequence harbors:
- the INPP5J gene encoding phosphatidylinositol 4,5-bisphosphate 5-phosphatase A isoform X2 has product MEQQRQQQGSSGGPRRPGRPAPPRAAPEPGGLAKEQAAPRPLGQRPRPAPMGLSPNPPTKEQRPSLSSTVEQRPALSPNSTLAPVGPWPATTSTGHRPSLTSLGPSLAPSPGEQGQPPVSTGHRPSLTSLGPSLAPSRAEQGQPPVSTGPRPSLTSLGHSLAPSPGEQGQPPVSTGPRPSLTSLGHSLAPSPGEQGQPPVSTGPRPSLTSLGHSLAPSRAEQGQPPVSTGPRPSLTSLGHSLAPSPGEQGQPPVSTGPRPSLTSLGHSLAPSHAEQGQPPVSTGPRPSLTSLGPSLAPLPGEQGQPPVSTGPRPSLTSLGHSLAPSHAEQGQPPVSTGPRPSLTSLGPSLAPSPGEQGQPPVSTGPRPSLTSLGLSPTPSLAGPWPAAPSPSSSTSSFSSAVESKPFPTPPVEQHQPVSSSPSSGQRQGPGSSGLNPGPPTIEQRRSSPSPQGQRVAPASTSHNPALSCPLLCPASSPVEQRPLSPSGEPSWTSLEPAPAPSSRDWMHSEPRLTPSSERLPVPRPQGTGGAGTPSPAGTTHTLSQTSANPSLSLSFRPRPEAPRNPSPEDSLLPRPPQALPLDTSHGQQEAGTRSPVLLSPVSLKPTFPTSTGGPVALPKPPPSPNRSPNRSPGTSHVNVAAHLGAPPPKPPEASPSKTIINGTSPSGHRSAAPPVQAPQAPLPSSPSGSAWSAQSTCKGDPGFRLQEVNSMINQRLKDALFTDQWSELFMDALGPFNFVMVSTVRMQGVILLVFAKYYHLPFLRDIQTDCTRTGLGGYWGNKGGVSIRLSVFGHMVCFLNCHLPAHMDKAEQRKENFMTILNMQQFEGPMAHGILDHDIVFWFGDLNFRIESYDLHFVKFAIDNNQLQKLWEKDQLNMAKGSWPVLRGFQEGPLTFAPTFKFDVGTNYYDTSAKKRKPAWTDRILWKIKAPSGGPSPSGRESHRVQVTQQSYRSHMEYTVSDHKPVAALFVLQFAYREDVPLVRIEVADEWLRPDQAVARYRMESVFSRSSWDWIGLYRVGFRHCKDYVAYVWAKHEDVDGTTYQVTFSEESLPRGGGEFILGYYSHSQNILIGVTDPFQISLPASDEGSSPTDSSRASSEGEDDSTLELLGPKSRSPSPGKMKRHRSRSPGLAKFPGLVLRPSSRERGTSRSPSPQGHRPLKSSGSGLKTGPKAKEKKGKASSGPEEDDPPLPEIPGPWNFALSSSLPRPVPRTLGLLPSLRLEPILGSQWRAESEQEDQISPKSPSHSPRSPSPSPKSQPGIEDGPLGP; this is encoded by the exons ATggagcagcagcggcagcagcagggAAGCAGCGGGGGGCCCCGGAGGCCCGGCCGTCCGGCCCCTCCCCGGGCCGCCCCGGAGCCCGGCGGCCTGGCCAAG GAGCAGGCAGCCCCACGGCCCTTGGGACAGAGACCAAGGCCAGCACCCATGGGACTGAGCCCAAATCCACCAACCAAGGAGCAGAGGCCATCTTTGTCTTCCACTGTGGAGCAGAGACCAGCCCTGTCCCCCAACTCGACTCTGGCCCCGGTGGGGCCCTGGCCAGCGACCACCTCCACGGGGCACCGGCCATCTCTGACATCCCTGGGACCCAGCCTGGCTCCATCACCTGGGGAGCAGGGCCAGCCCCCTGTGTCCACGGGGCACCGGCCGTCTCTGACATCCCTGGGACCCAGCCTGGCTCCATCACGTGCAGAGCAGGGCCAGCCCCCTGTGTCCACGGGACCAAGGCCATCTCTGACATCCCTGGGACACAGCCTGGCTCCATCACCTGGGGAGCAGGGCCAGCCCCCTGTGTCCACGGGACCAAGGCCATCTCTGACATCCCTGGGACACAGCCTGGCTCCATCACCTGGGGAGCAGGGCCAGCCCCCTGTGTCCACGGGACCAAGGCCATCTCTGACATCCCTGGGACACAGCCTGGCTCCATCACGTGCAGAGCAGGGCCAGCCCCCTGTGTCCACGGGACCAAGGCCATCTCTGACATCCCTGGGACACAGCCTGGCTCCATCACCTGGGGAGCAGGGCCAGCCCCCTGTGTCCACGGGACCAAGGCCATCTCTGACATCCCTGGGACACAGCCTGGCTCCATCACATGCGGAGCAGGGCCAGCCCCCTGTGTCCACGGGACCAAGGCCATCTCTGACATCCCTGGGACCCAGCCTGGCTCCATTACCTGGGGAGCAGGGCCAGCCCCCTGTGTCCACAGGACCAAGGCCATCTCTGACATCCCTGGGACACAGCCTGGCTCCATCACATGCAGAGCAGGGCCAGCCCCCTGTGTCCACGGGACCAAGGCCATCTCTGACATCCCTGGGACCCAGCCTGGCTCCATCACCTGGGGAGCAGGGCCAGCCCCCTGTGTCCACAGGACCAAGGCCATCTCTGACATCCCTGGGACTCAGCCCGACTCCATCATTGGCAGGACCATGGCCAGCAGcgccctctccttcctcctccacctcctccttctcctcagcaGTGGAGAGCAAGCCTTTCCCGACACCCCCAGTGGAGCAGCACCAGCCGGTGTCATCCTCCCCTTCTTCGGGGCAGAGGCAGGGTCCTGGATCCTCAGGCTTAAATCCAGGACCACCAACCATAGAGCAAAGGCGatcctccccatctccccaggGGCAGAGGGTGGCTCCAGCATCCACAAGCCATAACCCTGCTCTGTCCTGCCCCTTACTTTGTCCAGCTTCATCACCAGTGGAGCAGAGACCTCTATCACCCTCTGGAGAACCATCTTGGACATCCCTAGAGCCAGCCCCAGCTCCATCATCCAGGGATTGGATGCACTCTGAGCCCAGACTGACCCCCTCTTCTGAAAGACTCCCTGTACCCCGGCCCCAGGGCACAGGCGGAGCTGGCACCCCCTCACCAGCTGGGACTACCCACACCCTAAGCCAGACTTCAGccaatccctccctctctctctccttccgcCCTCGGCCCGAAGCCCCCCGGAATCCCAGTCCAGAGGACTCTCTCCTGCCCCGGCCACCCCAGGCCCTGCCACTCGACACAAGCCATGGTCAGCAGGAGGCAGGGACCCGCTCTCCAGTCCTGCTGTCTCCTGTGTCACTGAAGCCAACGTTCCCCACCTCGACAGGAGGCCCCGTGGCCCTCCCGAAGCCACCCCCCTCCCCTAACCGCTCACCGAACCGTTCCCCGGGCACCAGCCATGTTAATGTGGCTGCACACTTGGGAGCCCCACCCCCTAAGCCTCCTGAAGCATCCCCCTCTAAGACTATCATAAATGGGACAAGCCCCAGTGGGCACAGGAGTGCTGCCCCCCCAGTCCAGGCCCCTCAggctcccctcccttcttccccttctggATCAGCCTGGTCAGCACAGTCTACCTGCAAAGGAGACCCTGGCTTCCG gcTCCAGGAGGTGAATTCCATGATCAACCAACGACTCAAGGATGCACTCTTCACTGACCAGTGGAGTGAGCTCTTCATGGATGCATTGGGGCCCTTCAACTTCGTCATG GTGAGCACAGTGAGGATGCAAGGAGTGATTCTTCTGGTCTTTGCCAAGTATTATCACCTGCCCTTCCTCCGGGACATCCAGACAGACTGCACCCGGACCGGGCTGGGTGGCTACTGG GGCAACAAGGGCGGCGTGAGCATCCGCCTCTCGGTCTTCGGCCACAtggtctgtttcctcaactgtcaccTTCCTGCCCACATGGACAAGGCTGAACAGAGGAAGGAAAATTTCATGACCATCCTCAACATGCAGCAGTTTGAGGGGCCCATGGCGCACGGCATCCTGGACCATGA CATTGTCTTCTGGTTTGGGGACCTCAACTTCCGCATCGAGAGTTATGACCTGCACTTTGTCAAGTTCGCCATTGATAACAACCAACTACAGAAGCTCTGGGAAAAGGAccag CTGAACATGGCCAAAGGCTCCTGGCCGGTGCTCAGGGGTTTCCAGGAGGGGCCCCTCACCTTCGCTCCCACCTTCAAGTTTGATGTGGGCACCAACTATTATGACACCAG TGCCAAGAAGCGAAAGCCTGCCTGGACGGACCGAATCCTCTGGAAGATCAAGGCACCAAGCGGGGGGCCGAGCCCCTCTGGCCGAGAGAGCCACCGGGTGCAGGTGACTCAGCAGAGCTACCGGAGCCATATGGAATACACCGTCAGTGACCACAAGCCTGTGGCTGCCCTCTTTGTCCTGCAG TTTGCCTACAGAGAGGATGTACCCCTGGTGAGGATTGAGGTAGCGGATGAGTGGCTGAGGCCTGACCAGGCAGTGGCTCGTTACCGTATGGAGAGTGTCTTCTCACGAAGTTCCTGGGACTGGATCGGCCTCTATCGG GTGGGCTTCCGGCACTGCAAGGACTACGTGGCCTATGTGTGGGCCAAGCATGAAGATGTGGACGGCACCACCTACCAG GTGACATTCAGTGAAGAGTCACTCCCCAGGGGCGGGGGCGAGTTCATACTGGGTTACTATAGCCACAGCCAGAACATCCTCATCGGGGTCACTGACCCATTCCAG ATCTCCCTGCCCGCTTCCGATGAGGGCAGCAGCCCCACGGACAGCTCGAGGGCCAGCTCCGAGGGTGAGGATGACAGCACCCTGGAGCTGCTGGGCCCCAAGTCCCGGAGCCCCAGCCCGGGGAAGATGAAGAGACACAGAAGCCGCAGCCCGGGCCTGGCCAAGTTCCCCGGCCTGGTTCTCCGGCCTTCATCCCGGGAGCGGGGGACGAGCCGCAGCCCCTCCCCACAGGGCCACCGGCCCCTCAAATCCAGCGGCTCGGGGCTGAAAACAGGACCGAAGGccaaggagaagaagggaaaagcGAGCTCGGGCCCCGAGGAAGACGATCCACCCCTGCCTGAGATACCCGGGCCCTGGAACTTTGCATTGTCCAGCTCCCTGCCTCGGCCTGTGCCCCGCACCCTGGGCCTCCTGCCCTCCCTTCGGCTGGAGCCCATCCTCGGCAGCCAGTGGCGCGCCGAGTCTGAGCAGGAGGACCAGATCAGCCCCAAGAGCCCGAGCCACAGCCCTCGGAGCCCTTCACCCAGCCCCAAGAGCCAACCGGGGATAGAAGATGGGCCCTTGGGGCCCTGA
- the INPP5J gene encoding phosphatidylinositol 4,5-bisphosphate 5-phosphatase A isoform X1: protein MEQQRQQQGSSGGPRRPGRPAPPRAAPEPGGLAKEQAAPRPLGQRPRPAPMGLSPNPPTKEQRPSLSSTVEQRPALSPNSTLAPVGPWPATTSTGHRPSLTSLGPSLAPSPGEQGQPPVSTGHRPSLTSLGPSLAPSRAEQGQPPVSTGPRPSLTSLGHSLAPSPGEQGQPPVSTGPRPSLTSLGHSLAPSPGEQGQPPVSTGPRPSLTSLGHSLAPSRAEQGQPPVSTGPRPSLTSLGHSLAPSPGEQGQPPVSTGPRPSLTSLGHSLAPSHAEQGQPPVSTGPRPSLTSLGPSLAPLPGEQGQPPVSTGPRPSLTSLGHSLAPSHAEQGQPPVSTGPRPSLTSLGPSLAPSPGEQGQPPVSTGPRPSLTSLGLSPTPSLAGPWPAAPSPSSSTSSFSSAVESKPFPTPPVEQHQPVSSSPSSGQRQGPGSSGLNPGPPTIEQRRSSPSPQGQRVAPASTSHNPALSCPLLCPASSPVEQRPLSPSGEPSWTSLEPAPAPSSRDWMHSEPRLTPSSERLPVPRPQGTGGAGTPSPAGTTHTLSQTSANPSLSLSFRPRPEAPRNPSPEDSLLPRPPQALPLDTSHGQQEAGTRSPVLLSPVSLKPTFPTSTGGPVALPKPPPSPNRSPNRSPGTSHVNVAAHLGAPPPKPPEASPSKTIINGTSPSGHRSAAPPVQAPQAPLPSSPSGSAWSAQSTCKGDPGFRITIVTWNVGTAMPPDDVTSLLHQNGDDSGGSDMIAIGLQEVNSMINQRLKDALFTDQWSELFMDALGPFNFVMVSTVRMQGVILLVFAKYYHLPFLRDIQTDCTRTGLGGYWGNKGGVSIRLSVFGHMVCFLNCHLPAHMDKAEQRKENFMTILNMQQFEGPMAHGILDHDIVFWFGDLNFRIESYDLHFVKFAIDNNQLQKLWEKDQLNMAKGSWPVLRGFQEGPLTFAPTFKFDVGTNYYDTSAKKRKPAWTDRILWKIKAPSGGPSPSGRESHRVQVTQQSYRSHMEYTVSDHKPVAALFVLQFAYREDVPLVRIEVADEWLRPDQAVARYRMESVFSRSSWDWIGLYRVGFRHCKDYVAYVWAKHEDVDGTTYQVTFSEESLPRGGGEFILGYYSHSQNILIGVTDPFQISLPASDEGSSPTDSSRASSEGEDDSTLELLGPKSRSPSPGKMKRHRSRSPGLAKFPGLVLRPSSRERGTSRSPSPQGHRPLKSSGSGLKTGPKAKEKKGKASSGPEEDDPPLPEIPGPWNFALSSSLPRPVPRTLGLLPSLRLEPILGSQWRAESEQEDQISPKSPSHSPRSPSPSPKSQPGIEDGPLGP from the exons ATggagcagcagcggcagcagcagggAAGCAGCGGGGGGCCCCGGAGGCCCGGCCGTCCGGCCCCTCCCCGGGCCGCCCCGGAGCCCGGCGGCCTGGCCAAG GAGCAGGCAGCCCCACGGCCCTTGGGACAGAGACCAAGGCCAGCACCCATGGGACTGAGCCCAAATCCACCAACCAAGGAGCAGAGGCCATCTTTGTCTTCCACTGTGGAGCAGAGACCAGCCCTGTCCCCCAACTCGACTCTGGCCCCGGTGGGGCCCTGGCCAGCGACCACCTCCACGGGGCACCGGCCATCTCTGACATCCCTGGGACCCAGCCTGGCTCCATCACCTGGGGAGCAGGGCCAGCCCCCTGTGTCCACGGGGCACCGGCCGTCTCTGACATCCCTGGGACCCAGCCTGGCTCCATCACGTGCAGAGCAGGGCCAGCCCCCTGTGTCCACGGGACCAAGGCCATCTCTGACATCCCTGGGACACAGCCTGGCTCCATCACCTGGGGAGCAGGGCCAGCCCCCTGTGTCCACGGGACCAAGGCCATCTCTGACATCCCTGGGACACAGCCTGGCTCCATCACCTGGGGAGCAGGGCCAGCCCCCTGTGTCCACGGGACCAAGGCCATCTCTGACATCCCTGGGACACAGCCTGGCTCCATCACGTGCAGAGCAGGGCCAGCCCCCTGTGTCCACGGGACCAAGGCCATCTCTGACATCCCTGGGACACAGCCTGGCTCCATCACCTGGGGAGCAGGGCCAGCCCCCTGTGTCCACGGGACCAAGGCCATCTCTGACATCCCTGGGACACAGCCTGGCTCCATCACATGCGGAGCAGGGCCAGCCCCCTGTGTCCACGGGACCAAGGCCATCTCTGACATCCCTGGGACCCAGCCTGGCTCCATTACCTGGGGAGCAGGGCCAGCCCCCTGTGTCCACAGGACCAAGGCCATCTCTGACATCCCTGGGACACAGCCTGGCTCCATCACATGCAGAGCAGGGCCAGCCCCCTGTGTCCACGGGACCAAGGCCATCTCTGACATCCCTGGGACCCAGCCTGGCTCCATCACCTGGGGAGCAGGGCCAGCCCCCTGTGTCCACAGGACCAAGGCCATCTCTGACATCCCTGGGACTCAGCCCGACTCCATCATTGGCAGGACCATGGCCAGCAGcgccctctccttcctcctccacctcctccttctcctcagcaGTGGAGAGCAAGCCTTTCCCGACACCCCCAGTGGAGCAGCACCAGCCGGTGTCATCCTCCCCTTCTTCGGGGCAGAGGCAGGGTCCTGGATCCTCAGGCTTAAATCCAGGACCACCAACCATAGAGCAAAGGCGatcctccccatctccccaggGGCAGAGGGTGGCTCCAGCATCCACAAGCCATAACCCTGCTCTGTCCTGCCCCTTACTTTGTCCAGCTTCATCACCAGTGGAGCAGAGACCTCTATCACCCTCTGGAGAACCATCTTGGACATCCCTAGAGCCAGCCCCAGCTCCATCATCCAGGGATTGGATGCACTCTGAGCCCAGACTGACCCCCTCTTCTGAAAGACTCCCTGTACCCCGGCCCCAGGGCACAGGCGGAGCTGGCACCCCCTCACCAGCTGGGACTACCCACACCCTAAGCCAGACTTCAGccaatccctccctctctctctccttccgcCCTCGGCCCGAAGCCCCCCGGAATCCCAGTCCAGAGGACTCTCTCCTGCCCCGGCCACCCCAGGCCCTGCCACTCGACACAAGCCATGGTCAGCAGGAGGCAGGGACCCGCTCTCCAGTCCTGCTGTCTCCTGTGTCACTGAAGCCAACGTTCCCCACCTCGACAGGAGGCCCCGTGGCCCTCCCGAAGCCACCCCCCTCCCCTAACCGCTCACCGAACCGTTCCCCGGGCACCAGCCATGTTAATGTGGCTGCACACTTGGGAGCCCCACCCCCTAAGCCTCCTGAAGCATCCCCCTCTAAGACTATCATAAATGGGACAAGCCCCAGTGGGCACAGGAGTGCTGCCCCCCCAGTCCAGGCCCCTCAggctcccctcccttcttccccttctggATCAGCCTGGTCAGCACAGTCTACCTGCAAAGGAGACCCTGGCTTCCG GATCACCATAGTGACGTGGAACGTGGGTACCGCCATGCCCCCTGACGATGTCACCTCCCTCCTGCATCAGAATGGGGATGACAGCGGCGGTTCAGACATGATAGCCATTGG gcTCCAGGAGGTGAATTCCATGATCAACCAACGACTCAAGGATGCACTCTTCACTGACCAGTGGAGTGAGCTCTTCATGGATGCATTGGGGCCCTTCAACTTCGTCATG GTGAGCACAGTGAGGATGCAAGGAGTGATTCTTCTGGTCTTTGCCAAGTATTATCACCTGCCCTTCCTCCGGGACATCCAGACAGACTGCACCCGGACCGGGCTGGGTGGCTACTGG GGCAACAAGGGCGGCGTGAGCATCCGCCTCTCGGTCTTCGGCCACAtggtctgtttcctcaactgtcaccTTCCTGCCCACATGGACAAGGCTGAACAGAGGAAGGAAAATTTCATGACCATCCTCAACATGCAGCAGTTTGAGGGGCCCATGGCGCACGGCATCCTGGACCATGA CATTGTCTTCTGGTTTGGGGACCTCAACTTCCGCATCGAGAGTTATGACCTGCACTTTGTCAAGTTCGCCATTGATAACAACCAACTACAGAAGCTCTGGGAAAAGGAccag CTGAACATGGCCAAAGGCTCCTGGCCGGTGCTCAGGGGTTTCCAGGAGGGGCCCCTCACCTTCGCTCCCACCTTCAAGTTTGATGTGGGCACCAACTATTATGACACCAG TGCCAAGAAGCGAAAGCCTGCCTGGACGGACCGAATCCTCTGGAAGATCAAGGCACCAAGCGGGGGGCCGAGCCCCTCTGGCCGAGAGAGCCACCGGGTGCAGGTGACTCAGCAGAGCTACCGGAGCCATATGGAATACACCGTCAGTGACCACAAGCCTGTGGCTGCCCTCTTTGTCCTGCAG TTTGCCTACAGAGAGGATGTACCCCTGGTGAGGATTGAGGTAGCGGATGAGTGGCTGAGGCCTGACCAGGCAGTGGCTCGTTACCGTATGGAGAGTGTCTTCTCACGAAGTTCCTGGGACTGGATCGGCCTCTATCGG GTGGGCTTCCGGCACTGCAAGGACTACGTGGCCTATGTGTGGGCCAAGCATGAAGATGTGGACGGCACCACCTACCAG GTGACATTCAGTGAAGAGTCACTCCCCAGGGGCGGGGGCGAGTTCATACTGGGTTACTATAGCCACAGCCAGAACATCCTCATCGGGGTCACTGACCCATTCCAG ATCTCCCTGCCCGCTTCCGATGAGGGCAGCAGCCCCACGGACAGCTCGAGGGCCAGCTCCGAGGGTGAGGATGACAGCACCCTGGAGCTGCTGGGCCCCAAGTCCCGGAGCCCCAGCCCGGGGAAGATGAAGAGACACAGAAGCCGCAGCCCGGGCCTGGCCAAGTTCCCCGGCCTGGTTCTCCGGCCTTCATCCCGGGAGCGGGGGACGAGCCGCAGCCCCTCCCCACAGGGCCACCGGCCCCTCAAATCCAGCGGCTCGGGGCTGAAAACAGGACCGAAGGccaaggagaagaagggaaaagcGAGCTCGGGCCCCGAGGAAGACGATCCACCCCTGCCTGAGATACCCGGGCCCTGGAACTTTGCATTGTCCAGCTCCCTGCCTCGGCCTGTGCCCCGCACCCTGGGCCTCCTGCCCTCCCTTCGGCTGGAGCCCATCCTCGGCAGCCAGTGGCGCGCCGAGTCTGAGCAGGAGGACCAGATCAGCCCCAAGAGCCCGAGCCACAGCCCTCGGAGCCCTTCACCCAGCCCCAAGAGCCAACCGGGGATAGAAGATGGGCCCTTGGGGCCCTGA
- the INPP5J gene encoding phosphatidylinositol 4,5-bisphosphate 5-phosphatase A isoform X3, translated as MHSEPRLTPSSERLPVPRPQGTGGAGTPSPAGTTHTLSQTSANPSLSLSFRPRPEAPRNPSPEDSLLPRPPQALPLDTSHGQQEAGTRSPVLLSPVSLKPTFPTSTGGPVALPKPPPSPNRSPNRSPGTSHVNVAAHLGAPPPKPPEASPSKTIINGTSPSGHRSAAPPVQAPQAPLPSSPSGSAWSAQSTCKGDPGFRITIVTWNVGTAMPPDDVTSLLHQNGDDSGGSDMIAIGLQEVNSMINQRLKDALFTDQWSELFMDALGPFNFVMVSTVRMQGVILLVFAKYYHLPFLRDIQTDCTRTGLGGYWGNKGGVSIRLSVFGHMVCFLNCHLPAHMDKAEQRKENFMTILNMQQFEGPMAHGILDHDIVFWFGDLNFRIESYDLHFVKFAIDNNQLQKLWEKDQLNMAKGSWPVLRGFQEGPLTFAPTFKFDVGTNYYDTSAKKRKPAWTDRILWKIKAPSGGPSPSGRESHRVQVTQQSYRSHMEYTVSDHKPVAALFVLQFAYREDVPLVRIEVADEWLRPDQAVARYRMESVFSRSSWDWIGLYRVGFRHCKDYVAYVWAKHEDVDGTTYQVTFSEESLPRGGGEFILGYYSHSQNILIGVTDPFQISLPASDEGSSPTDSSRASSEGEDDSTLELLGPKSRSPSPGKMKRHRSRSPGLAKFPGLVLRPSSRERGTSRSPSPQGHRPLKSSGSGLKTGPKAKEKKGKASSGPEEDDPPLPEIPGPWNFALSSSLPRPVPRTLGLLPSLRLEPILGSQWRAESEQEDQISPKSPSHSPRSPSPSPKSQPGIEDGPLGP; from the exons ATGCACTCTGAGCCCAGACTGACCCCCTCTTCTGAAAGACTCCCTGTACCCCGGCCCCAGGGCACAGGCGGAGCTGGCACCCCCTCACCAGCTGGGACTACCCACACCCTAAGCCAGACTTCAGccaatccctccctctctctctccttccgcCCTCGGCCCGAAGCCCCCCGGAATCCCAGTCCAGAGGACTCTCTCCTGCCCCGGCCACCCCAGGCCCTGCCACTCGACACAAGCCATGGTCAGCAGGAGGCAGGGACCCGCTCTCCAGTCCTGCTGTCTCCTGTGTCACTGAAGCCAACGTTCCCCACCTCGACAGGAGGCCCCGTGGCCCTCCCGAAGCCACCCCCCTCCCCTAACCGCTCACCGAACCGTTCCCCGGGCACCAGCCATGTTAATGTGGCTGCACACTTGGGAGCCCCACCCCCTAAGCCTCCTGAAGCATCCCCCTCTAAGACTATCATAAATGGGACAAGCCCCAGTGGGCACAGGAGTGCTGCCCCCCCAGTCCAGGCCCCTCAggctcccctcccttcttccccttctggATCAGCCTGGTCAGCACAGTCTACCTGCAAAGGAGACCCTGGCTTCCG GATCACCATAGTGACGTGGAACGTGGGTACCGCCATGCCCCCTGACGATGTCACCTCCCTCCTGCATCAGAATGGGGATGACAGCGGCGGTTCAGACATGATAGCCATTGG gcTCCAGGAGGTGAATTCCATGATCAACCAACGACTCAAGGATGCACTCTTCACTGACCAGTGGAGTGAGCTCTTCATGGATGCATTGGGGCCCTTCAACTTCGTCATG GTGAGCACAGTGAGGATGCAAGGAGTGATTCTTCTGGTCTTTGCCAAGTATTATCACCTGCCCTTCCTCCGGGACATCCAGACAGACTGCACCCGGACCGGGCTGGGTGGCTACTGG GGCAACAAGGGCGGCGTGAGCATCCGCCTCTCGGTCTTCGGCCACAtggtctgtttcctcaactgtcaccTTCCTGCCCACATGGACAAGGCTGAACAGAGGAAGGAAAATTTCATGACCATCCTCAACATGCAGCAGTTTGAGGGGCCCATGGCGCACGGCATCCTGGACCATGA CATTGTCTTCTGGTTTGGGGACCTCAACTTCCGCATCGAGAGTTATGACCTGCACTTTGTCAAGTTCGCCATTGATAACAACCAACTACAGAAGCTCTGGGAAAAGGAccag CTGAACATGGCCAAAGGCTCCTGGCCGGTGCTCAGGGGTTTCCAGGAGGGGCCCCTCACCTTCGCTCCCACCTTCAAGTTTGATGTGGGCACCAACTATTATGACACCAG TGCCAAGAAGCGAAAGCCTGCCTGGACGGACCGAATCCTCTGGAAGATCAAGGCACCAAGCGGGGGGCCGAGCCCCTCTGGCCGAGAGAGCCACCGGGTGCAGGTGACTCAGCAGAGCTACCGGAGCCATATGGAATACACCGTCAGTGACCACAAGCCTGTGGCTGCCCTCTTTGTCCTGCAG TTTGCCTACAGAGAGGATGTACCCCTGGTGAGGATTGAGGTAGCGGATGAGTGGCTGAGGCCTGACCAGGCAGTGGCTCGTTACCGTATGGAGAGTGTCTTCTCACGAAGTTCCTGGGACTGGATCGGCCTCTATCGG GTGGGCTTCCGGCACTGCAAGGACTACGTGGCCTATGTGTGGGCCAAGCATGAAGATGTGGACGGCACCACCTACCAG GTGACATTCAGTGAAGAGTCACTCCCCAGGGGCGGGGGCGAGTTCATACTGGGTTACTATAGCCACAGCCAGAACATCCTCATCGGGGTCACTGACCCATTCCAG ATCTCCCTGCCCGCTTCCGATGAGGGCAGCAGCCCCACGGACAGCTCGAGGGCCAGCTCCGAGGGTGAGGATGACAGCACCCTGGAGCTGCTGGGCCCCAAGTCCCGGAGCCCCAGCCCGGGGAAGATGAAGAGACACAGAAGCCGCAGCCCGGGCCTGGCCAAGTTCCCCGGCCTGGTTCTCCGGCCTTCATCCCGGGAGCGGGGGACGAGCCGCAGCCCCTCCCCACAGGGCCACCGGCCCCTCAAATCCAGCGGCTCGGGGCTGAAAACAGGACCGAAGGccaaggagaagaagggaaaagcGAGCTCGGGCCCCGAGGAAGACGATCCACCCCTGCCTGAGATACCCGGGCCCTGGAACTTTGCATTGTCCAGCTCCCTGCCTCGGCCTGTGCCCCGCACCCTGGGCCTCCTGCCCTCCCTTCGGCTGGAGCCCATCCTCGGCAGCCAGTGGCGCGCCGAGTCTGAGCAGGAGGACCAGATCAGCCCCAAGAGCCCGAGCCACAGCCCTCGGAGCCCTTCACCCAGCCCCAAGAGCCAACCGGGGATAGAAGATGGGCCCTTGGGGCCCTGA